A DNA window from Halococcus agarilyticus contains the following coding sequences:
- the tbsP gene encoding transcriptional regulator TbsP, with protein sequence MSRTTDGDLIEQNVSDVCRAVLGDPTGDVIAMGFSASGVEALLDVLAEADDPPSVRLLATGPVLKTVTSDFTVAGTAADLVVADVLSLRTTDEQLDGPLLCTEDAVVAVIPTDDQAAGLVTRDETFVEAARGEYTERWDRADAFRLRTPPLSRVRETLDGEFGPDVRADFEQMRTALGTERNNGDSEVDEVVVSLLAAAKNEQLLYDISTWGEDVGVASRATFSRKKATLEEGGLIDTEKVPIDVGRPRLRLLLGDERLREADTDELVSVAGSMLSTAGS encoded by the coding sequence ATGAGTCGCACAACGGACGGCGATCTGATCGAACAAAACGTATCGGACGTCTGTCGGGCGGTGCTCGGCGACCCGACCGGTGACGTCATCGCGATGGGCTTTTCGGCCAGCGGGGTCGAGGCGCTACTCGACGTGCTCGCGGAGGCCGACGACCCACCGTCCGTCCGGCTCCTCGCGACCGGACCGGTGCTCAAGACGGTCACGAGCGATTTCACCGTGGCGGGGACCGCCGCCGACCTCGTGGTGGCCGACGTCCTCTCGCTTCGCACGACGGACGAGCAACTCGATGGCCCGCTACTGTGCACCGAGGACGCGGTCGTTGCGGTGATCCCGACCGACGACCAGGCCGCCGGGCTCGTCACTCGCGACGAGACGTTCGTCGAGGCCGCGCGGGGCGAGTACACGGAGCGGTGGGACCGGGCCGACGCGTTCAGGCTCCGGACGCCGCCGCTCTCGCGCGTCCGCGAGACGCTCGACGGCGAGTTCGGCCCCGACGTTCGGGCTGACTTCGAGCAGATGCGTACCGCGCTCGGCACGGAACGGAACAACGGCGACAGCGAGGTCGACGAAGTGGTCGTCAGCCTGCTCGCCGCGGCGAAGAACGAACAGCTGCTCTACGACATCAGCACGTGGGGCGAGGACGTCGGGGTCGCCAGCCGCGCGACGTTCTCGCGCAAGAAGGCCACCCTCGAAGAGGGCGGCCTGATCGACACCGAGAAGGTGCCGATCGACGTGGGGCGGCCACGCCTGCGCCTCCTGCTCGGCGACGAGCGCCTCCGCGAGGCCGACACCGACGAGCTCGTGAGCGTCGCCGGGAGCATGCTCTCGACGGCGGGCTCGTAG
- a CDS encoding RNA-protein complex protein Nop10 has translation MKSSILVCEAWRSTHDRPVYTLAETCPECGGQAVNSAPAPYNPEDPHGEYRRALKRRESE, from the coding sequence ATGAAATCCTCCATTCTGGTGTGCGAGGCGTGGCGATCGACTCACGACCGCCCGGTGTACACGCTTGCCGAAACCTGCCCCGAGTGCGGCGGCCAGGCGGTCAACAGCGCGCCAGCCCCCTACAACCCCGAGGACCCCCACGGCGAGTACCGACGTGCTCTTAAGCGCCGCGAGTCGGAATAG
- a CDS encoding helix-turn-helix domain-containing protein, producing the protein MAKYSTGDASGDGESCELCGAHDADLTSATVAGAELDLCPNCLDHGETDDRGGSKPSGGRDADQDRDRRQRAAKNTATFTDTGGDSSRWEREGTNYDRDQLPYLVSDYGDRAKRAREDADLSVEALADDLDAPIEELRAVEEGRAARADVGGSLVSALEERLDVTLVEE; encoded by the coding sequence ATGGCGAAATACTCCACCGGGGACGCTTCCGGCGACGGGGAGAGCTGCGAACTCTGTGGTGCGCACGACGCGGATCTCACGTCGGCGACCGTCGCGGGCGCGGAGCTCGATCTCTGCCCGAACTGCCTCGATCACGGCGAAACCGACGATCGCGGTGGATCGAAACCCAGCGGCGGTCGTGACGCCGATCAGGATCGCGACCGCCGACAACGCGCGGCCAAGAACACCGCGACGTTCACCGACACCGGCGGTGACTCCTCGCGGTGGGAGCGCGAGGGCACCAACTACGATCGGGACCAGCTCCCGTACCTCGTCTCCGACTACGGCGATCGGGCGAAACGGGCGCGCGAGGACGCCGACCTCTCCGTCGAGGCGCTCGCGGACGACCTCGACGCCCCGATCGAGGAGCTCCGTGCAGTCGAGGAGGGCAGAGCGGCGCGGGCGGACGTCGGCGGATCGCTCGTCAGCGCGCTCGAAGAGCGCCTCGACGTCACCCTCGTCGAGGAGTGA
- a CDS encoding translation initiation factor IF-2 subunit alpha, which translates to MNYSGWPDPGELVVGKIDEIADFGVFVTLSEYEEKRGLVHVSEVASGWIKNVRDHVSLDQTVVAKVLDVDESSQQIDLSLKDVNDHQRSETIQDWKAERKADNWMAIAFGEDIADEQYATVANAFLAEFGSLYAGFEEAAIHGTEALDGTDLDDDEIDAIVETARENVSVPYVTVSGYVDLTCAESAGVDVVREALDAAAGNGEVPDEVELDVTYVGAPEYRIRVQAPDYKTAESQLEASAERASSAITDRGTAEFHRERRSDDE; encoded by the coding sequence ATGAACTACAGCGGGTGGCCCGACCCCGGCGAGCTCGTGGTCGGGAAGATCGACGAGATCGCCGATTTCGGCGTGTTCGTCACCCTCTCGGAGTACGAGGAGAAACGCGGCCTGGTCCACGTCTCGGAGGTCGCCTCGGGCTGGATCAAGAACGTCCGCGACCACGTGAGCCTCGATCAGACCGTGGTGGCCAAAGTTTTGGACGTCGACGAGTCGTCCCAGCAGATCGATCTCTCGCTCAAGGACGTCAACGACCACCAGCGCTCGGAGACGATTCAGGACTGGAAGGCCGAACGGAAGGCCGACAACTGGATGGCGATCGCGTTCGGCGAGGACATCGCCGACGAGCAGTACGCCACGGTCGCGAACGCCTTCCTCGCGGAGTTCGGCTCGCTGTACGCGGGCTTCGAGGAGGCGGCCATCCACGGCACCGAAGCGCTCGACGGAACAGACCTCGACGACGACGAGATCGACGCCATCGTCGAGACCGCCCGCGAGAACGTCTCGGTCCCGTACGTGACCGTCAGCGGCTACGTCGACCTCACCTGCGCCGAGAGCGCTGGCGTCGACGTCGTTCGGGAGGCGCTCGACGCCGCCGCGGGCAACGGGGAAGTGCCCGACGAGGTCGAACTCGACGTGACCTACGTCGGCGCGCCCGAGTACCGCATCCGGGTCCAGGCACCCGACTACAAGACCGCTGAGAGCCAGCTCGAAGCCAGCGCCGAGCGCGCGTCGAGTGCGATCACCGACCGCGGCACCGCGGAGTTCCACCGCGAACGCCGCAGCGACGACGAGTAG
- a CDS encoding alpha/beta hydrolase, giving the protein MSEDVMLEVGDSAYPGRLNTAEESSDRGVLVVPGAGHGPFGDVFLRFSRTAAEEGHHVARFETWMSPGELESKTEEDFRAELEAGVDFLRSRGCSTITVVAKSFGGRVALEHLPEGVDRLVLWAPAVLAEDAEDVPEEAWEHLPSVTPGDFAVDVPTRILQGDDDNIPVDSAERIAEGLPQGELVILPGEDHSFLRDHERVIEETVAFLDGS; this is encoded by the coding sequence ATGTCCGAAGACGTCATGCTTGAAGTCGGCGACAGCGCGTATCCGGGACGACTGAACACAGCCGAGGAGTCCTCGGATCGCGGGGTACTGGTGGTGCCCGGGGCGGGACACGGTCCGTTCGGCGACGTGTTCCTCCGCTTTTCCCGCACGGCAGCCGAAGAAGGCCACCACGTCGCCCGGTTTGAGACGTGGATGTCGCCTGGGGAACTGGAGAGCAAGACCGAGGAGGACTTCCGCGCGGAACTGGAGGCCGGCGTCGACTTCCTGCGCTCGCGAGGCTGTTCGACGATCACCGTGGTCGCCAAGAGCTTCGGTGGCCGGGTGGCCCTGGAGCATCTGCCGGAGGGCGTTGACCGGCTGGTACTGTGGGCACCCGCGGTCCTGGCGGAGGATGCCGAGGACGTCCCCGAAGAGGCATGGGAGCATCTGCCCTCGGTGACTCCCGGCGATTTCGCGGTCGACGTCCCCACCCGAATCCTCCAGGGCGACGACGACAACATCCCGGTCGACAGTGCTGAACGGATTGCCGAGGGGTTGCCCCAGGGCGAGCTAGTGATCCTCCCGGGCGAGGACCACTCATTCCTGCGAGACCACGAGCGAGTCATCGAGGAGACGGTGGCGTTCCTCGATGGCTCCTGA
- a CDS encoding 50S ribosomal protein L44e — MQIPRRFNTYCPHCNAHHEHEVEKVRSGRETGMKWTDRQRERATSVIGNTGKFSKVPGGDKPTKKTNLKYRCSDCGNAHLREGWRAGRVEFQE; from the coding sequence ATGCAGATACCACGTCGGTTCAACACGTACTGCCCACACTGCAACGCTCACCACGAACACGAAGTCGAGAAGGTCCGCAGCGGTCGCGAGACCGGGATGAAATGGACCGATCGCCAGCGCGAGCGAGCGACCTCCGTCATCGGCAACACCGGGAAGTTCTCGAAGGTGCCCGGTGGCGACAAGCCCACGAAGAAGACCAACCTCAAGTACCGGTGTAGCGACTGCGGCAACGCCCACCTCCGTGAAGGATGGCGCGCCGGCCGCGTGGAGTTTCAGGAGTAA
- a CDS encoding HAH_0734 family protein translates to MKRLIIEGDPGVRKGGIIEHDGEELVCFGISRQGEWHGPSQVQLWCTVGTEDETEDFERRNFIPMHLDVEAIDADDVTVTQRKGELTV, encoded by the coding sequence ATGAAGCGGCTCATCATCGAGGGCGATCCCGGCGTCCGGAAGGGCGGGATCATCGAACACGACGGCGAGGAGCTGGTCTGTTTCGGCATCTCCCGCCAGGGCGAGTGGCACGGCCCCAGCCAGGTCCAGCTGTGGTGTACGGTCGGCACCGAAGACGAGACCGAGGACTTCGAGCGCCGGAACTTCATTCCGATGCATCTCGACGTCGAGGCGATCGACGCCGACGACGTCACAGTCACCCAGCGCAAGGGCGAACTCACGGTTTGA
- a CDS encoding 6-hydroxymethylpterin diphosphokinase MptE-like protein, translated as MQFEAWEPVYEAILTDFGFDRAADDRVRDILAGFAEPFDLARLDISGESVVIVGAGPSLETDLDSLSDELLSDGPVFAASTAADRLREAGIEVDCMVTDLDKNPDTVRDLTARGTPVAVHAHGDNEPLVRDVVPTLDAANVLATTQAAPVGSVRNFGGFTDGDRTAFLADHCGARRLQFVGWDFDDDSVGSMKRQKLAWAERLLYWLERRRNERFSVLDGRRDAIDTAPLPVE; from the coding sequence ATGCAGTTCGAGGCGTGGGAGCCGGTCTACGAAGCCATCCTCACCGACTTCGGGTTCGACCGCGCGGCCGACGACCGCGTGCGAGACATCCTCGCCGGCTTCGCCGAGCCGTTCGATCTCGCTCGGCTCGACATCTCGGGCGAATCGGTCGTGATCGTCGGCGCTGGCCCCTCGCTCGAAACCGATCTCGACTCGTTGTCGGACGAACTGCTCTCGGATGGGCCCGTGTTCGCCGCCTCGACCGCGGCCGACCGCCTGCGTGAAGCCGGTATCGAGGTCGACTGCATGGTGACGGACCTCGACAAGAATCCCGACACGGTGCGCGATCTCACCGCACGCGGAACGCCAGTCGCGGTCCACGCCCACGGCGACAACGAGCCCCTGGTCCGGGATGTCGTCCCGACCCTCGATGCCGCGAACGTGCTCGCAACGACCCAGGCCGCACCCGTCGGATCGGTCCGAAATTTCGGCGGGTTCACCGACGGCGACCGCACGGCCTTCCTCGCCGATCACTGCGGGGCGCGTCGGTTGCAGTTCGTCGGCTGGGATTTCGACGACGACTCGGTGGGATCGATGAAACGGCAGAAGCTCGCGTGGGCCGAACGACTGTTGTACTGGCTCGAACGCCGCCGTAACGAGCGATTTTCGGTACTCGACGGACGACGCGATGCGATCGATACGGCTCCGTTGCCGGTCGAGTAG
- a CDS encoding HAD family hydrolase, translating into MTVTIPDDTDAVVYDLDGTLVRLAVDWDAVAVDVADTLDGRGVDTDGMDLWRMLERSEDLGHRDAVEEAIATHEREGARRSERLSFADEISTTHPVGVCSLNCEDACRIALDTHDLAESVACVVGRDTVATFKPDPAPLLAAVERLGASPERTLFVGDSERDAETADRAGTRFAYVGDGPTTF; encoded by the coding sequence ATGACCGTCACCATCCCCGACGACACGGACGCCGTCGTCTACGACCTCGACGGGACGCTCGTGCGCCTCGCCGTCGACTGGGACGCGGTCGCAGTGGATGTGGCCGACACGCTCGACGGTCGGGGCGTCGACACCGACGGGATGGATCTCTGGCGGATGCTCGAACGCTCCGAGGACCTCGGCCACCGCGACGCGGTCGAGGAAGCGATTGCCACCCACGAGCGCGAGGGCGCACGTCGCTCGGAGCGGCTGTCGTTCGCCGACGAGATCTCCACCACTCACCCGGTCGGTGTCTGCTCGCTGAACTGCGAGGACGCCTGCCGGATCGCGCTCGACACTCACGATCTCGCCGAGTCCGTCGCATGTGTCGTCGGTCGCGACACCGTCGCGACGTTCAAGCCCGACCCCGCACCGCTCCTGGCCGCGGTCGAACGGCTCGGGGCGAGCCCCGAGCGGACGCTATTTGTCGGGGATTCCGAACGCGACGCCGAGACGGCCGACCGTGCCGGCACACGGTTCGCCTACGTCGGCGACGGGCCGACGACGTTCTGA
- a CDS encoding SDR family oxidoreductase, translated as MNVLVAGAHGKVGQQIMAVLDGSDHDATAMVRTDSYASDMAEYDAETVVADLTADVSHAVRGHDAIVFAAGSSGEDVEGVDRDGAIGMIEAAEEHGVDRFVMLSAMNADDPESSPDALEDYLIAKREADERLQASELTYTIVRPGALTDDPATGEIRAAAKLDRGEITRADVARTLVAALDIEETYGETFEILAGDEPIETALEHPTADA; from the coding sequence ATGAACGTACTCGTCGCTGGCGCGCACGGCAAGGTCGGTCAACAGATCATGGCGGTTCTCGACGGGAGCGATCACGACGCCACGGCGATGGTCCGCACCGACTCCTACGCATCCGATATGGCGGAGTACGACGCCGAGACCGTCGTCGCGGACCTCACTGCGGACGTCTCCCATGCGGTCCGGGGCCACGATGCGATCGTCTTCGCCGCGGGATCGAGCGGCGAGGACGTCGAGGGCGTCGACCGCGACGGCGCAATCGGGATGATCGAGGCGGCCGAAGAGCACGGCGTCGACCGGTTCGTGATGTTGAGCGCGATGAACGCCGACGATCCCGAATCGAGTCCCGACGCACTCGAAGACTACCTGATCGCCAAGCGGGAAGCCGACGAGCGGCTCCAGGCGAGCGAGCTGACGTACACGATCGTCAGACCCGGCGCGCTGACCGACGACCCCGCCACCGGCGAGATCAGGGCGGCCGCAAAGCTCGACCGGGGCGAGATCACCCGTGCGGACGTCGCCCGAACGCTGGTTGCCGCGCTCGATATAGAAGAGACGTACGGCGAGACCTTCGAGATCCTCGCGGGCGACGAGCCGATCGAGACGGCGCTCGAACACCCGACGGCGGACGCGTAG
- the folP gene encoding dihydropteroate synthase — protein sequence MQTVDAAGLPIGDDHPPRIMGVLNVSDESPYDPSVFADPDEAAAYVDDLIAEGADIVDVGLESANKRFDVLPPEAERDRLDTALATIERARDDAVFSIETRYHEVAAAALDAGFDMVNDVCGFADPEMPRVCEAREAAVVKMASPPDLERPGALTTVEEIHAALDRELTEKTIVDPAFGGWSEAKTLADDREIFQRLGEFRDLDRPMLVSINRKNFLGEIVDRETEGRLPASLAATALAVERGAHVIRTHDVAETRDAALIGDALGDRRERVVAEA from the coding sequence ATGCAGACCGTCGACGCCGCCGGCCTCCCGATCGGCGACGACCACCCCCCGCGGATCATGGGCGTGCTCAACGTCAGCGACGAGTCACCCTACGATCCGAGCGTGTTCGCCGACCCCGACGAGGCGGCCGCATACGTCGACGACCTCATCGCCGAGGGCGCGGACATCGTCGATGTCGGTCTCGAATCAGCGAACAAGCGCTTCGATGTCCTCCCCCCCGAAGCGGAACGCGACCGACTCGACACCGCGCTCGCAACGATCGAGCGCGCCCGCGACGACGCGGTGTTCTCGATCGAGACTCGGTATCACGAGGTCGCCGCTGCCGCCCTCGACGCGGGCTTCGACATGGTGAACGACGTCTGTGGGTTCGCCGATCCCGAGATGCCACGGGTCTGCGAGGCGCGCGAGGCCGCGGTGGTGAAGATGGCGAGCCCGCCCGATCTCGAACGTCCCGGCGCGCTCACCACCGTCGAGGAGATCCACGCCGCACTCGACCGCGAACTCACCGAAAAGACGATCGTCGATCCCGCCTTCGGCGGCTGGAGCGAGGCGAAAACCCTGGCGGACGACCGCGAGATCTTCCAGCGACTCGGCGAGTTCCGTGACCTCGACCGGCCGATGCTGGTTTCGATCAACCGGAAGAACTTCCTTGGCGAGATCGTCGATCGTGAGACGGAGGGCCGACTCCCGGCCAGCCTCGCCGCGACCGCGCTGGCGGTCGAGCGCGGCGCACACGTCATCCGGACCCACGACGTGGCCGAGACGCGGGACGCGGCGCTGATCGGCGACGCGCTCGGCGATCGACGTGAGCGGGTCGTAGCCGAGGCCTGA
- a CDS encoding 30S ribosomal protein S27e, with protein sequence MAGNFYSVRCPDCENEQIVFGKAASTVACAVCGTTLAHSTGGDATFEGEVIETVERRDAGGELADTGT encoded by the coding sequence ATGGCGGGGAACTTCTACTCCGTGCGCTGTCCGGACTGTGAGAACGAGCAGATCGTCTTCGGCAAGGCCGCGAGCACGGTGGCGTGTGCGGTCTGTGGCACGACGCTCGCCCACTCGACCGGCGGCGACGCGACCTTCGAGGGCGAGGTGATCGAGACCGTCGAGCGCCGCGACGCCGGCGGCGAGCTCGCGGACACTGGGACATGA
- a CDS encoding RNA methyltransferase: MAQPVVAVVDPQTPGNVGTIARAMKNFGFSDLKLVDPPELDPDGEAYGFAGHAREDVLPNHDVVSFESLVTDFYTIGFTATTNRDGRKHVRYPFKTPAELREHLAGIETDVALVFGRESTGLSNEEIVRIDEVCSIPASPEYPVLNLGQAATVALYELRDLTLDDSQHPDERHERADERALEGLYGQFDSFLDAIDHPEEKHAKTGRLLRRLLGRAHPTGREVTTLRGLFRQAEGRIERARNED, encoded by the coding sequence ATGGCCCAACCTGTGGTCGCCGTCGTCGATCCCCAGACGCCGGGCAACGTCGGGACGATCGCGCGGGCGATGAAGAACTTCGGGTTCAGTGATCTGAAACTGGTCGATCCACCGGAACTCGACCCCGACGGCGAGGCGTACGGCTTCGCCGGCCACGCCCGCGAGGACGTCCTCCCGAACCACGACGTCGTGAGCTTCGAGTCGCTCGTCACCGACTTCTATACGATCGGTTTCACCGCGACCACGAACCGCGACGGGCGAAAGCACGTCCGCTATCCGTTCAAGACGCCCGCAGAGCTTCGCGAACACCTCGCCGGAATCGAGACCGATGTCGCGCTGGTGTTCGGCCGAGAGAGTACGGGATTATCGAACGAGGAGATCGTGCGGATCGACGAAGTCTGTTCGATCCCCGCGAGCCCCGAGTACCCCGTCCTCAACCTCGGCCAGGCCGCGACGGTCGCGCTCTACGAGCTCCGCGACCTGACGCTCGACGACAGCCAGCATCCCGACGAACGTCACGAGCGGGCCGACGAGCGTGCGCTCGAAGGGCTGTACGGCCAGTTCGACTCGTTCCTCGACGCGATCGACCACCCCGAGGAAAAACACGCGAAGACCGGTCGCCTCCTCCGGCGGCTGCTCGGGCGTGCCCACCCCACCGGTCGGGAGGTCACGACGCTTCGGGGACTGTTTCGCCAGGCCGAAGGGCGGATCGAGCGCGCTCGAAACGAGGACTGA
- a CDS encoding proteasome assembly chaperone family protein has product MDEFAVETLAEPSLSDPVLIEGLPGVGHVGKLAAEHLLEEFESEPVRRLYSEHFPPQVNIEDGRAQLACAELHAVTADDRDLLVLTGDHQPQDSTGHYRLTDRLLDVATELGIGRIFALGGVPTGELIDEYDVIGAATDDGVIDELETAGVEFREDQPAGGIVGVSGLLLGLGERRDLDAACLMGETSGYLVDPKSARAVLEILEAAIGFEVGFDSLEERADEMEEVVQKIQQMEGGQQATDDNLRYIG; this is encoded by the coding sequence ATGGACGAATTCGCCGTCGAAACGCTCGCCGAGCCGTCGCTCTCCGACCCGGTGTTGATCGAGGGACTTCCGGGCGTGGGCCACGTCGGCAAGCTCGCCGCCGAACACCTCCTCGAAGAGTTCGAGAGCGAACCGGTCCGCCGGCTCTACTCCGAGCACTTCCCACCCCAGGTCAACATCGAGGACGGCCGCGCGCAGCTCGCGTGCGCCGAACTCCACGCCGTGACGGCTGACGACCGAGATCTCCTCGTGCTCACGGGCGATCACCAGCCCCAGGACTCGACCGGCCACTACCGCCTGACCGACCGCCTGCTCGATGTCGCGACCGAACTCGGGATCGGTCGGATCTTCGCGCTCGGCGGCGTTCCGACGGGCGAGCTGATCGACGAGTACGACGTCATCGGAGCCGCGACCGACGACGGTGTCATCGACGAGCTCGAAACCGCAGGCGTCGAGTTCCGCGAGGACCAGCCCGCCGGCGGCATCGTCGGCGTCTCCGGCCTGCTTCTCGGTCTCGGTGAGCGCCGCGACCTCGACGCGGCCTGTCTGATGGGCGAGACCAGCGGCTACCTCGTCGATCCCAAGAGCGCGCGCGCCGTGCTCGAAATCCTCGAAGCAGCCATCGGGTTCGAAGTCGGATTCGATTCGCTCGAAGAGCGCGCCGACGAGATGGAGGAGGTCGTCCAGAAGATCCAGCAGATGGAGGGCGGCCAGCAGGCCACCGACGACAACCTTCGGTATATCGGCTGA
- a CDS encoding acyl-CoA dehydrogenase family protein, translated as MNLTDEQRAIRDVVREFAREEIRPEAERADREEAFPEEVWNGLADLDLTGLTVPEEYDGFDADTFTYSLVNEELAGGMLAVATALSVHCLATSCIAEFGDEDQRERWLPEMVDGRPVGAFALSEPHAGSNPAAMTTEARRVEGAGGDPGDEYVINGTKQWITNGERSGVVILFARTDRDDPDSITQFVVPKDVEGLSVGKSEDKLGLRASDTTSLEFDDVRVPAENRLTEEGRGLSAALSILTGGRVAIASQAVGLAQHALDESLAYAAEREQFGDAIGEIQTIQHKLAEMRTETQAARLLTRDAARRADAGEDHREAASMAKLFAGETAVSVANEAIQIHGGYGYTTEGGVERLYRDAKITTIYEGTSEIQKNVIARELRD; from the coding sequence ATGAATCTCACCGACGAACAGCGCGCGATCCGGGACGTGGTCCGAGAGTTCGCGCGCGAGGAGATCAGGCCGGAAGCCGAGCGGGCCGACCGCGAGGAGGCGTTCCCCGAAGAAGTATGGAACGGGCTCGCCGACCTCGATCTGACGGGGCTCACAGTACCAGAAGAGTACGACGGGTTCGACGCCGACACGTTCACCTACAGCCTCGTGAACGAGGAGCTCGCGGGTGGGATGCTGGCGGTGGCGACCGCGCTCTCGGTCCACTGTCTCGCCACCTCCTGCATCGCGGAGTTCGGCGACGAGGACCAGCGCGAGCGGTGGCTCCCGGAGATGGTCGACGGCCGGCCCGTCGGCGCGTTCGCGCTCTCGGAACCGCACGCCGGCTCGAACCCCGCCGCGATGACCACCGAGGCCAGGCGCGTCGAAGGTGCTGGCGGGGACCCTGGCGACGAGTACGTCATCAACGGCACCAAGCAGTGGATCACCAACGGCGAGCGCTCCGGGGTGGTGATCCTGTTCGCGCGAACCGACCGCGACGACCCCGACTCGATCACGCAGTTCGTCGTCCCGAAGGACGTGGAGGGTCTCTCGGTCGGCAAGAGCGAGGACAAGCTCGGGCTGCGTGCGAGCGACACCACCAGCCTCGAGTTCGACGACGTCCGGGTTCCGGCGGAAAACCGGCTGACCGAGGAGGGACGGGGGCTGTCGGCGGCGCTCTCGATCCTGACCGGCGGGCGGGTCGCCATCGCCTCCCAGGCCGTTGGCCTCGCCCAGCACGCCCTCGACGAGTCGCTCGCGTACGCCGCAGAGCGCGAGCAGTTCGGCGACGCGATCGGCGAGATCCAGACCATCCAGCACAAGCTCGCGGAGATGCGCACCGAGACCCAGGCCGCACGACTTCTGACCCGCGATGCGGCGCGACGGGCGGACGCCGGCGAGGACCACCGTGAGGCCGCGAGCATGGCGAAGCTCTTCGCGGGCGAGACCGCGGTGTCGGTGGCGAACGAGGCGATCCAGATCCACGGTGGCTACGGCTACACCACGGAGGGCGGCGTCGAGCGGCTCTACCGCGACGCCAAGATCACCACGATCTACGAGGGCACGAGCGAGATCCAGAAGAACGTCATCGCGCGCGAACTCCGCGACTGA
- a CDS encoding DUF5804 family protein translates to MTQVCIVGAPDVAVRYELLSRETAREALSTYDLREPHANTLALDTVSLGAAVSLLNDLNWYLVRFASDALVLDPSIDEFEWLSRDLATAVRDERIAPDETGENCKIYGVSDDELVEPMYAVRTNGLPEYDLREVDDTLVVRITNEEFGG, encoded by the coding sequence GTGACCCAGGTCTGTATCGTCGGCGCGCCGGACGTGGCGGTGCGCTACGAGCTGCTCTCCCGGGAGACCGCCCGCGAGGCGCTCTCGACGTACGACCTGCGCGAGCCCCACGCGAACACGCTCGCACTCGATACGGTGAGTCTCGGTGCGGCGGTATCGCTGCTCAACGATCTCAACTGGTATCTCGTCCGCTTTGCGAGCGACGCGCTCGTGCTCGATCCCTCGATCGACGAGTTCGAGTGGCTCTCGCGGGACCTCGCGACGGCGGTGCGCGACGAGCGGATCGCTCCCGACGAGACCGGGGAGAACTGCAAGATCTACGGCGTGAGCGACGACGAACTCGTCGAGCCGATGTACGCCGTCCGCACGAACGGCCTCCCGGAGTACGACCTCCGCGAGGTCGACGACACACTCGTCGTCCGGATCACGAACGAGGAGTTCGGCGGCTGA